From one Lysinibacillus sp. G4S2 genomic stretch:
- a CDS encoding aminodeoxychorismate/anthranilate synthase component II has translation MILLIDNYDSFTYNLFQQISMLGKDVEVVRNDKITIEEIKKMQPAAIILSPGPGTPTDAGITVDVVKELYTEFPILGICLGHQSIGQAFGSSIVQAKNIMHGKLSTIQYEKTGLFAQLEGKIEVMRYHSLIIEQSTLHEDFTILATSSDDGEIMAIQHKDYPLLGLQFHPESIGTKEGGIMMQTFLEQIS, from the coding sequence ATGATTTTACTAATCGATAACTATGATTCATTCACATATAATTTATTTCAACAAATAAGTATGCTTGGAAAAGACGTAGAAGTAGTGCGTAATGACAAAATTACAATAGAAGAAATTAAGAAAATGCAACCAGCAGCTATTATTTTATCGCCTGGTCCAGGTACGCCAACTGATGCAGGGATAACGGTGGATGTTGTCAAAGAGCTTTATACGGAATTTCCGATTTTGGGCATCTGTCTTGGACACCAATCGATCGGGCAAGCATTTGGCAGTAGCATCGTTCAAGCCAAAAATATTATGCATGGAAAATTATCTACGATTCAATACGAAAAAACAGGTTTATTTGCTCAGCTAGAAGGTAAAATCGAAGTAATGCGCTATCATTCTCTCATCATTGAGCAAAGCACGTTACATGAGGATTTCACTATTTTAGCAACCTCCAGTGATGATGGTGAGATTATGGCAATTCAACATAAGGATTATCCACTTTTGGGGTTACAATTTCATCCAGAATCCATTGGGACGAAAGAGGGCGGTATAATGATGCAAACCTTCTTAGAACAAATTTCATAA
- a CDS encoding 5-formyltetrahydrofolate cyclo-ligase has protein sequence MDKTTIRNEVREVLTKMSEEAYHDRSITVVKKVLQEPYIIEANTIGITISNKPEVDTIHLIEELWQLGKKVAIPKCNPKTREMSFYAIESFDQLETVYMHLREPIPEKSEFIDANEMDVILVPGVVFDMFGYRVGYGGGYYDRYVINYRKGKLISLLFDEQLYEQVPTDVHDCPVDIIVTPTKRIDCVTQRGAN, from the coding sequence ATGGATAAAACAACTATACGGAATGAGGTAAGGGAAGTTCTTACTAAAATGAGTGAAGAAGCTTACCATGATCGATCTATTACTGTAGTGAAAAAAGTGCTACAGGAACCATATATAATAGAAGCAAATACAATTGGCATTACCATTTCCAATAAGCCAGAAGTCGACACAATTCATTTAATTGAAGAACTGTGGCAGCTTGGTAAAAAAGTCGCTATACCTAAATGCAACCCAAAAACAAGAGAAATGTCATTTTACGCCATTGAATCGTTTGACCAGCTTGAAACTGTTTATATGCATTTGCGTGAGCCAATTCCAGAAAAAAGTGAGTTTATTGACGCAAATGAAATGGATGTCATACTTGTTCCAGGTGTTGTTTTTGATATGTTCGGTTATCGAGTAGGCTATGGTGGTGGTTATTATGATCGCTATGTAATAAACTACAGAAAAGGTAAGCTCATATCGCTGTTATTTGATGAGCAGCTATATGAACAAGTACCTACAGATGTACACGATTGCCCAGTAGATATCATTGTGACACCTACAAAACGTATTGACTGTGTAACACAACGAGGAGCGAATTAA
- a CDS encoding MBL fold metallo-hydrolase → MMNVRSYSLGPIQTNCYIVSNKNKECIIFDPGEEADRIIKTIRSNGLKPLAIFLTHAHFDHIGAVDAVREAFNVPVWIHEKEVSWLGDPTKNGSSKYAALPDYIVAAPAEENIIKEEQLFEISNFSFKAIFTPGHSPGSISYIFENDGFAIVGDTLFEQGVGRTDLLGGSTKILLTSIHDKLLTLPEDTIIYPGHGNYTTVGAEMETNPFLNGF, encoded by the coding sequence ATGATGAACGTACGAAGTTATTCGCTTGGACCAATTCAAACGAATTGTTATATCGTATCGAATAAAAATAAGGAATGCATAATATTTGATCCAGGAGAAGAAGCAGATCGAATCATCAAGACTATACGGAGTAACGGTCTAAAACCATTAGCTATTTTTTTAACACATGCACATTTCGATCATATCGGTGCCGTAGATGCTGTCCGTGAAGCTTTTAATGTTCCGGTATGGATTCATGAAAAAGAAGTTAGCTGGTTAGGAGATCCAACAAAAAATGGCTCTAGCAAATACGCAGCATTACCAGATTATATAGTCGCTGCCCCTGCTGAAGAAAATATTATTAAAGAAGAACAGTTATTTGAAATAAGTAATTTTAGTTTTAAAGCTATTTTTACGCCGGGACATTCACCAGGTAGTATTTCATATATATTTGAAAATGATGGCTTTGCTATTGTTGGGGATACGCTATTTGAGCAAGGTGTTGGACGTACAGATTTACTTGGAGGCTCAACAAAAATATTACTGACATCGATTCATGATAAGTTATTGACACTACCTGAGGATACGATTATCTACCCTGGCCATGGTAATTATACAACGGTCGGTGCAGAAATGGAGACGAATCCTTTTTTAAATGGTTTTTAA
- the trpE gene encoding anthranilate synthase component I has protein sequence MTVELRKFAMKVLQGDMMTPISVYQSLEGKRKMLFESSAKHEESGRYSFIAVNPVAELIGDKDGYSFTKGGESEKASGNVLTKLKQVMPFHEAQYPFAFFGGAIGFFGYETAFYAEKIGEFLQDDLEMPDVHVFFYDTFIVFDHLKQEVTLAAIDLFHEGRSLEAMELAISTMEEQLYAGKTFDVMTLGELNFKPLIEKENFVAMVERAKQYICKGDIFQIVLSQRFTSPFTGNPFDLYRQLRTSNPSPYMFYMDFGPYTVLGTSPESLVKVKERKVTTNPIAGTKPRGKTVEQDKTIAEGLLNDEKEIAEHRMLVDLGRNDLGRIAKIGTVKLVKYMNIERYKHVMHIVSEVIGELRDDVHVLDVLRVCLPAGTVSGAPKIRAMQLINELEPVKRGVYAGAVGYISTTGDMDLALAIRTMIIKDDRAHVQAGAGIVYDSVPLSEYEETLNKARALLEVKK, from the coding sequence ATGACAGTTGAGCTTAGAAAGTTTGCTATGAAGGTATTACAGGGTGATATGATGACGCCGATTTCCGTTTATCAATCACTTGAAGGGAAGCGGAAAATGCTTTTTGAGTCGTCCGCGAAACATGAAGAAAGTGGGCGTTACTCGTTTATCGCCGTTAATCCAGTTGCAGAATTGATTGGAGATAAGGATGGTTATTCCTTTACCAAAGGCGGAGAAAGCGAAAAAGCGAGTGGAAATGTACTCACTAAATTAAAGCAGGTAATGCCATTCCATGAGGCACAATATCCTTTCGCCTTTTTTGGAGGAGCGATTGGTTTTTTTGGATACGAAACTGCATTTTATGCAGAGAAAATAGGAGAATTCTTGCAGGATGATTTAGAAATGCCAGATGTACATGTTTTTTTCTATGATACATTTATTGTTTTTGATCATTTAAAGCAAGAAGTGACATTAGCGGCAATTGATTTATTTCATGAAGGGCGCTCTCTTGAAGCAATGGAGTTGGCTATTTCTACGATGGAAGAGCAGCTTTATGCTGGGAAAACATTTGATGTCATGACACTTGGAGAGCTTAATTTCAAGCCACTGATTGAAAAAGAAAATTTTGTAGCAATGGTTGAACGAGCTAAACAGTATATTTGTAAGGGTGATATTTTCCAAATTGTTTTATCACAACGTTTCACCTCACCATTTACAGGTAATCCTTTCGATTTATATCGTCAGTTGCGTACATCAAATCCGTCACCATATATGTTCTATATGGATTTTGGCCCGTATACCGTTTTAGGAACGTCTCCTGAAAGTCTCGTGAAGGTGAAGGAGAGAAAGGTAACGACAAATCCAATCGCAGGAACAAAACCTAGAGGCAAAACAGTGGAGCAGGATAAAACGATTGCGGAAGGCTTACTAAATGATGAAAAAGAAATTGCTGAACATCGTATGTTAGTGGATTTAGGTCGTAACGATCTTGGGCGAATTGCCAAAATTGGTACAGTGAAGCTTGTGAAATATATGAATATTGAGCGCTATAAACATGTTATGCATATTGTATCAGAGGTTATCGGCGAATTACGCGATGATGTACATGTTTTGGATGTTCTTCGAGTTTGCTTACCTGCTGGTACAGTATCAGGTGCGCCGAAAATTCGCGCTATGCAGCTAATTAATGAGTTAGAGCCCGTAAAACGTGGGGTCTATGCAGGCGCAGTTGGCTATATTTCCACTACCGGGGATATGGATTTAGCTCTAGCCATTCGCACAATGATCATTAAAGATGATCGTGCTCATGTGCAGGCAGGGGCTGGTATTGTGTACGATTCTGTGCCATTGTCTGAATACGAGGAAACACTCAATAAAGCTCGCGCGCTATTGGAGGTAAAAAAATGA
- the pstB gene encoding phosphate ABC transporter ATP-binding protein PstB encodes MEVAKKVVYDTRNLNLWYGDHHGLKDINLSIYENEVTAIIGPSGCGKSTYLKTLNRMVELVPSVRTSGEIVYRERNILDKNYTVEELRTRVGMVFQKPNPFPKSIYDNIAYGPRIHGIKNKKILDEIVEKSLRGAAIWDEVKDRLNQNAYGLSGGQQQRICIARCLAIEPDVILMDEPTSALDPISTLKVEELVQELKKDYSIIIVTHNMQQAARISDRTAFFLSGEVVEYDKTDVIFQTPADQRTEDYISGRFG; translated from the coding sequence ATTGAAGTTGCTAAAAAAGTAGTCTACGATACACGTAATTTAAATTTATGGTACGGCGATCATCATGGTCTAAAAGATATCAATTTAAGTATCTATGAAAATGAAGTAACAGCTATAATTGGCCCTTCTGGCTGTGGTAAATCTACCTATTTAAAGACTTTAAATCGAATGGTGGAGCTTGTACCAAGTGTTCGAACATCAGGGGAAATAGTATATCGTGAGCGCAATATTTTAGATAAAAACTATACTGTTGAAGAATTACGCACTCGTGTAGGGATGGTATTCCAAAAGCCAAATCCATTCCCGAAGTCTATTTACGATAATATTGCTTATGGTCCACGTATCCATGGCATAAAAAATAAAAAGATTCTTGATGAGATTGTTGAAAAATCTTTACGTGGTGCAGCAATTTGGGATGAAGTAAAAGATCGCTTAAATCAAAATGCATATGGTTTATCAGGTGGTCAGCAACAACGTATTTGTATCGCGCGTTGTTTAGCGATTGAACCAGATGTTATTTTAATGGATGAGCCAACATCCGCACTTGATCCAATTTCTACATTAAAAGTTGAGGAGCTTGTACAAGAGCTGAAAAAAGATTATTCCATTATTATCGTGACACATAATATGCAACAAGCAGCACGAATTTCCGATCGTACAGCATTTTTCCTAAGTGGAGAAGTTGTTGAATACGATAAAACAGACGTTATCTTCCAAACACCAGCAGATCAACGTACTGAAGATTATATTTCAGGTCGTTTCGGTTAA
- the rpmG gene encoding 50S ribosomal protein L33, protein MRVNITLACTDCGERNYISKKNKRNNPERLELKKYCSREKKYTLHRETK, encoded by the coding sequence ATGCGCGTAAACATTACTTTAGCTTGCACAGATTGCGGCGAACGTAACTACATTTCTAAAAAGAACAAGCGTAACAATCCAGAGCGTCTTGAACTTAAAAAATATTGCTCTCGCGAGAAGAAATACACTCTTCACCGTGAAACTAAGTAA
- the phoU gene encoding phosphate signaling complex protein PhoU, with translation MVVRERFEQELKEVQAQFIEIATSSINALKLAFEALIEQDLEKSLKILEDDLIINRLEEQINDHVILMIAKQQPVATDLRRLMVLVKAASDMERVGDYAVNIAKETIRIGKEPLVFPTTNLQTMCNKTVEMLESIIKAFTDEDTARAKEIAELDDYIDDLYGATVTLLMRAGAENPAHISQITHLTFVCRYLERSADHATNIAEHLFYLIKGKHYELNN, from the coding sequence ATGGTCGTACGTGAACGTTTTGAGCAAGAATTAAAAGAAGTTCAAGCGCAATTTATCGAGATTGCTACTAGTAGTATCAATGCTCTTAAATTAGCATTTGAAGCATTAATAGAGCAGGATTTAGAGAAATCCTTAAAGATTCTTGAGGATGATTTAATCATTAATCGTTTGGAAGAACAAATCAATGATCATGTTATTCTAATGATTGCCAAGCAACAGCCTGTAGCTACAGATTTACGTCGTCTTATGGTGCTTGTCAAAGCGGCATCAGATATGGAACGAGTAGGGGACTATGCGGTTAATATTGCCAAAGAGACGATTCGTATTGGAAAAGAACCACTTGTCTTTCCTACAACAAATTTGCAAACGATGTGTAACAAGACTGTAGAAATGTTAGAAAGTATTATAAAAGCCTTTACGGATGAAGATACTGCTCGTGCCAAGGAAATTGCAGAATTAGATGATTACATCGATGATTTATATGGAGCGACGGTAACGCTATTGATGCGTGCGGGAGCTGAAAATCCAGCACATATTTCTCAAATCACACATTTAACATTTGTATGCCGATATTTAGAGCGCTCAGCTGACCATGCAACAAATATTGCTGAACACTTATTTTACTTAATAAAAGGCAAACATTATGAATTGAATAATTAG
- a CDS encoding DUF2759 domain-containing protein: MNLLMVIFGLVAILAAVGTFQAIKEKNLLSVVFNLLSAVIFGWFVIMTVINSGYPPTH; encoded by the coding sequence ATGAACTTATTAATGGTTATTTTTGGTCTAGTGGCGATTTTAGCAGCAGTTGGTACATTCCAAGCAATTAAAGAAAAGAACCTTTTAAGCGTTGTTTTCAACTTATTAAGTGCGGTAATATTCGGTTGGTTCGTAATTATGACAGTTATTAATAGCGGGTACCCACCAACACACTAA
- a CDS encoding YqgQ family protein — protein sequence MDKMLDIYELLKTYGTFIYTRDPIGDLMLMEDEIRELYKANVLDIKDYQMALLLIRQETTKLRMKENNQ from the coding sequence ATGGACAAGATGTTAGATATTTATGAATTATTAAAAACATATGGCACATTTATTTATACACGAGATCCTATTGGTGATTTGATGTTAATGGAGGATGAAATTCGTGAGTTGTATAAAGCGAATGTCCTAGATATTAAAGATTACCAAATGGCATTATTACTAATTCGGCAAGAAACGACAAAACTTCGTATGAAAGAAAACAATCAATAA
- a CDS encoding DUF2626 family protein: MDNMYKVMAFWTGIFAVMFYLGGMNEVSLLFVGNTGLFLLLGFLNLSERMYMYIFGAYLTVFFAGFTYYTTFIHVPGGGH, translated from the coding sequence ATGGATAATATGTATAAAGTTATGGCATTCTGGACAGGTATTTTTGCAGTCATGTTCTACCTTGGTGGTATGAACGAGGTATCGCTATTATTCGTAGGTAATACAGGTTTATTCTTATTATTAGGCTTCTTAAACCTTTCAGAGCGTATGTACATGTACATTTTCGGAGCCTATTTAACTGTATTCTTCGCTGGCTTCACGTACTATACAACATTCATTCACGTACCTGGCGGCGGTCATTAA
- a CDS encoding mechanosensitive ion channel family protein — protein MDSMKWLLPNITAPTWMDVIIAIVICVVGWLFQQLVIKGIINRIVTFLRNRQQDFQATVLEQFNKAIRYAFMSAVIVLSLTILLEENLFTNAVTKNFVLSIIVFFAFKGVYDVLHFYTKQPLPLNSEEEPNVLLPFFLRIGKVLIMIAAMFTIASFWNFNLNGFLTGIGLTGVAIAFGIRDTLAHVFGGMSVALDNPFKIGDWIATEDQKIDGTIEDINLRSTLIQTGDKGLVYVPNSYLVNRPIYNLSRREKRKCEQFLYVAAENKEEKLRNALSAIQKEIYLHTNTEKELIHVFIDEFYPTSYRVLIRFFVATNDTAVMLSTRQDILFAIRQIFEEQNIELADPAEDEWLRQKK, from the coding sequence ATGGATTCAATGAAATGGTTATTACCGAATATTACAGCCCCAACGTGGATGGACGTTATTATCGCCATCGTTATTTGCGTCGTAGGTTGGCTTTTTCAGCAACTGGTTATAAAGGGAATTATTAATCGTATTGTTACATTTTTAAGAAATCGTCAGCAAGACTTTCAGGCAACGGTGCTAGAACAATTCAATAAAGCGATTCGCTATGCATTTATGTCAGCTGTTATTGTACTCAGCTTAACTATATTATTGGAAGAAAATTTATTTACAAATGCAGTGACTAAGAATTTTGTATTGTCCATTATTGTGTTTTTTGCATTTAAAGGTGTATATGATGTTTTACATTTTTATACGAAGCAGCCACTACCATTGAATAGTGAAGAAGAGCCGAATGTCCTGTTACCGTTTTTTCTTCGTATAGGCAAAGTGCTTATTATGATAGCAGCGATGTTTACGATTGCTTCTTTCTGGAATTTTAATTTGAATGGCTTTTTAACAGGGATTGGTTTAACTGGTGTAGCGATTGCCTTTGGTATTCGAGATACTTTAGCCCATGTTTTTGGTGGTATGTCAGTCGCATTAGACAACCCGTTTAAAATTGGCGACTGGATAGCGACAGAAGATCAAAAAATAGATGGAACCATTGAAGATATTAATCTTCGAAGTACCTTAATTCAAACGGGTGATAAAGGGCTTGTTTATGTCCCGAACTCATATTTAGTCAATCGGCCAATCTATAATTTATCTAGACGAGAAAAACGAAAATGTGAACAATTTTTATATGTAGCTGCTGAAAATAAAGAAGAAAAATTACGAAATGCTTTAAGTGCTATCCAAAAGGAAATTTATTTGCATACAAATACAGAAAAAGAATTGATTCATGTATTTATAGATGAATTTTATCCTACTTCTTATCGCGTTCTTATACGTTTCTTTGTAGCAACAAATGATACGGCCGTGATGCTAAGTACGCGACAGGATATTTTATTTGCTATTCGACAAATATTTGAGGAACAAAATATTGAGCTAGCTGACCCAGCAGAAGATGAATGGCTTCGTCAGAAAAAATAA
- a CDS encoding LTA synthase family protein codes for MKSIKWPKHSFMILAIVATWIKTVIVYHTSFEMKIENAMQQFILFINPLSFLLFAYGLALFFKSPKGKNRYIITVSVILSIVLYGNVAFYRFYNDFITLPVLFQTSNFSDLGTSISAIVNPWDVLYFIDVFILILANKYAPRMKTAVKVNVEFRRAYFVLAVAMTFLNLGLAEIERPQLLTRSFDRELLVKNIGTYNYHLYDIYIQSKSSAQRALADGSELVEVNNSIRSNQAAVNPEMFGKYKDRNLIVVSMESLQNFVINNQMDGHEITPFLNSLTKDKDTFYFSNFYHQTGLGKTSDSEFIVENSLFGLGRGAVFFTHGGNTYNSMAERLGENGYFTNVMHPNNKSFWNRDMMYQSLKVDKYYDVDSYKVNEGEAVNWGMKDIPFLEQSAALMKDMPQPFYSRLITLTNHYPFTLDPEDVMIPEYTSNSGTLNRYFQTVRYMDEALKDFFQNLKDQGVYDNSIIVMYGDHYGISENHNKAMAQYLGKESITPFDNALLQEVPLFIHIPGAGDGKEMTEVSGQMDLRPTILHLLGIETSKDMQLGADLFSPEHEDFVIFRDGRFVTDKYVYAGEACYDKATGEEIDGKPCQPYADRATTELENSDAIINGDLLRFYDEKTGNLKQESVK; via the coding sequence ATGAAATCAATAAAGTGGCCTAAACATTCATTTATGATACTAGCAATTGTAGCAACTTGGATAAAAACGGTCATTGTTTATCACACAAGCTTTGAGATGAAAATCGAAAATGCGATGCAACAATTTATTTTGTTTATTAATCCATTAAGTTTCTTGCTATTTGCTTATGGTTTAGCGTTATTCTTTAAATCTCCAAAAGGTAAAAATCGTTATATTATTACAGTCAGTGTTATTTTATCAATTGTCTTATACGGAAATGTGGCGTTCTATCGTTTCTACAACGACTTTATTACGCTACCGGTATTATTCCAAACAAGTAACTTTAGTGATTTAGGAACTTCTATATCGGCGATTGTAAACCCTTGGGATGTATTATATTTCATCGACGTATTTATTCTAATTTTAGCTAATAAATATGCGCCTAGAATGAAAACAGCTGTGAAAGTCAATGTGGAATTCCGCCGCGCGTACTTCGTATTGGCGGTTGCTATGACTTTCTTAAACTTAGGATTAGCGGAAATAGAGCGTCCGCAATTATTAACACGTAGCTTTGACCGTGAATTACTTGTGAAAAACATTGGGACTTATAACTACCATTTGTATGACATCTATATTCAATCTAAATCTTCTGCTCAACGTGCATTAGCGGATGGCAGTGAATTAGTAGAAGTGAACAACTCTATTCGATCTAATCAAGCAGCGGTTAACCCTGAAATGTTTGGGAAATACAAAGATCGTAACCTAATTGTTGTTTCAATGGAGTCTTTACAAAACTTTGTAATTAATAACCAGATGGATGGTCATGAAATTACACCATTCTTAAACTCGTTAACAAAAGATAAAGATACGTTTTATTTCAGCAACTTCTATCACCAAACTGGGTTAGGGAAAACTTCTGACTCAGAGTTTATTGTAGAAAACTCGTTGTTCGGTTTAGGCCGTGGTGCGGTATTCTTCACACACGGTGGAAATACGTATAACTCAATGGCTGAGCGCCTTGGAGAAAATGGTTACTTTACTAATGTCATGCACCCGAATAATAAATCATTCTGGAATCGTGACATGATGTATCAATCATTAAAAGTTGATAAATACTATGATGTAGATTCATATAAAGTTAACGAAGGCGAAGCTGTTAACTGGGGTATGAAAGATATTCCATTCTTAGAGCAATCTGCGGCATTAATGAAAGATATGCCACAGCCATTTTATTCTCGACTAATTACATTAACGAACCACTATCCATTTACGTTGGATCCAGAAGACGTAATGATTCCTGAATACACTTCAAACTCAGGTACATTAAACCGTTACTTCCAAACCGTTCGTTATATGGATGAAGCACTAAAAGACTTCTTCCAAAACTTAAAGGATCAAGGAGTTTATGATAACTCAATTATCGTAATGTATGGTGACCATTATGGTATTTCAGAAAACCACAACAAAGCGATGGCTCAATATTTAGGAAAAGAAAGCATTACACCATTTGATAATGCACTGCTACAAGAAGTACCTTTATTCATCCACATCCCAGGAGCTGGTGATGGTAAAGAAATGACAGAAGTGTCTGGACAAATGGATTTACGTCCAACAATTCTACACCTTCTTGGCATTGAAACTTCAAAAGATATGCAACTTGGTGCTGACTTATTCTCACCAGAGCATGAAGATTTCGTTATTTTCCGTGACGGTCGTTTTGTAACAGATAAATATGTTTATGCTGGTGAAGCTTGCTATGACAAAGCTACTGGTGAAGAAATTGATGGCAAGCCATGTCAGCCATACGCTGATCGGGCTACGACAGAACTAGAAAATTCTGATGCTATCATTAACGGCGATTTGCTTCGCTTCTATGATGAAAAGACAGGTAACTTGAAGCAAGAATCTGTCAAATAA
- a CDS encoding helix-turn-helix domain-containing protein, which translates to MIHPLKITSTLADETRYSIYEYILKEKKTVTVQNIADEFGIHPNVARLHLTKLSEINIITADFAKTGKGGRPGRVYKASDKGVSLSFPRRDEDRLLKWTIQLIQEFGPSALEKGKEISYQDGYQQMRNYVNAELSLNNTLSFDQKLQLLTDNAALIGYIPQVTQTEQGKKVTFSIFNCPFQEQLATHSEIVCSLHESYLKGQLDALFSNNEFIHIESMIHNCDLCKYEINVTEIDS; encoded by the coding sequence ATGATCCATCCATTAAAAATTACGAGTACATTAGCCGATGAAACTAGATACTCTATTTATGAGTACATCCTGAAAGAGAAGAAAACTGTAACAGTCCAAAATATCGCTGATGAATTCGGCATACATCCAAACGTTGCACGTCTACACTTAACAAAGCTCTCAGAAATTAATATTATAACAGCTGATTTTGCCAAGACAGGAAAAGGTGGCCGACCTGGTCGTGTATATAAGGCCTCAGATAAAGGCGTATCATTATCGTTCCCAAGACGTGATGAGGATCGACTACTAAAATGGACAATTCAATTAATTCAAGAATTTGGACCATCTGCATTAGAAAAAGGCAAGGAAATTAGCTACCAAGATGGTTATCAGCAAATGAGGAATTATGTAAATGCTGAGTTATCTTTAAATAATACTCTTTCCTTCGACCAAAAACTTCAGCTATTAACTGACAATGCAGCATTAATTGGCTATATTCCGCAAGTAACGCAAACAGAGCAAGGTAAAAAGGTGACATTCTCCATTTTTAATTGTCCGTTCCAGGAGCAACTTGCTACTCATTCAGAAATTGTTTGTTCTTTACATGAATCCTATTTAAAGGGACAGTTAGATGCGTTATTTTCTAACAATGAATTTATACATATTGAAAGCATGATACATAATTGCGATTTATGTAAATATGAAATAAACGTGACAGAAATTGATAGCTAA